A genomic region of Mugil cephalus isolate CIBA_MC_2020 chromosome 5, CIBA_Mcephalus_1.1, whole genome shotgun sequence contains the following coding sequences:
- the LOC125008388 gene encoding uncharacterized protein LOC125008388, whose protein sequence is MIRGLAALILLSILSLMETNKASHQISLTVAELGDNLTLTCSVGSEPGLLFWHKQSFGYVTETIVSGSFGKIKMEEPFNNSRIKVTKVSDVYYLTITNVSKEDEATYFCQAGSPYNMRFISGTLVAVKDPKNQQKSVYVKQSPNKESVQIGGSVTLQCSLVSRNQVKVPQCPDNHSVYWFRAGAESYPSIIYTQGNSSHDQGQRKCVYRLSKTISDASDAGTYYCAVVTCGEILLGEGTKVETEQQCLLVIVFGALLGCSLLVNIALIIKRRKKPVCGHCKGRVTASNHAEQDGSNEGQTSNGNGEEVELNYVALDFPSRKSKRWKEKKELQEECLYSSMRDKS, encoded by the exons ATGATCAGAGGACTGGCTGCTTTGATTCTTCTTAGTATACTGT ctCTGATGGAAACCAACAAGGCTTCTCATCAGATCTCTTTGACTGTGGCCGAACTTGGGGACAATTTGACCCTGACATGTTCAGTGGGGAGTGAACCTGGTCTGCTTTTCTGGCATAAGCAGAGTTTTGGATACGTGACTGAAACTATTGTTTCAGGAAgttttggcaaaataaaaatggaggaaCCATTTAATAACTCGAGAATCAAAGTCACGAAAGTGAGTGATGTGTATTACCTTACCATAACAAATGTCAGCAAAGAAGATGAAGCGACATACTTCTGTCAAGCGGGATCGCCATACAACATGAGATTTATCTCTGGAACTCTGGTGGCTGTGAAAG ATCCAAAAAATCAGCAGAAATCTGTCTATGTGAAACAAAGTCCCAACAAAGAGTCAGTCCAGATCGGAGGCTCTGTGACTCTGCAGTGTTCCCTTGTCAGCAGAAACCAAGTAAAGGTACCTCAGTGTCCTGACAACCACAGTGTGTACTggttcagagctggagcagaatCATATCCAAGCATCATTTACACTCAAGGTAACAGCAGTCATGACCAAGGGCAAAGAAAGTGTGTCTACCGTCTTTCCAAAACTATCAGTGACGCCTCTGATGCTGggacttactactgtgctgtggtCACCTGTGGAGAGATCCTGCTTGGTGAGGGAACTAAAGTGGAGACAG AACAACAGTGTCTGCTGGTCATTGTGTTCGGGGCACTGCTGGGCTGCAGTCTGCTTGTGAATATTGCTCTGATCatcaaaaggaggaaaaagccAGTTTGTGGACATTGCAAAG GACGCGTAACAGCTTCGAATCATGCTGAACAAGACGGATCAAATGAGGGTCAGACAAGTAATGGG AATGGCGAAGAAGTTGAATTAAACTATGTGGCGCTGGATTTCCCTTCAAGAAAATCCAAAAgatggaaggagaagaaggagttGCAGGAGGAATGTTTGTACTCCAGCATGAGAGACAAATCGTGA